In one Novosphingopyxis iocasae genomic region, the following are encoded:
- a CDS encoding ligase-associated DNA damage response exonuclease, whose protein sequence is MPAQDWIEPHPTGIYVKPCDAWIDPSVARPRALVTHGHADHARGGHGAVWATPETLSIMGLRYGVEAEGNAVPYCEELDLGCGVTVSFHPAGHVLGSAQILLQYQGERVVVTGDYKRRPDPTCPPFEVVPCDVFITEATFGLPVFTHPDTSEEVAKLLEARAANPERCILVGAYALGKAQRVIGELRDAGYEETIYLHGALEKMCRLYEELGVNLGSLELVGDLPQEELKGAIVLAPPGAMNDRWSRRLPDPITAMASGWMRVRQRARQRNVELPLVISDHADWNELTRTIEEVSPKEVWVTHGREDALVHWCTMRQRKARALAMVGREDEDD, encoded by the coding sequence ATGCCTGCCCAAGACTGGATCGAACCGCACCCCACCGGCATCTACGTGAAGCCTTGCGACGCCTGGATCGACCCGTCGGTCGCCCGGCCCCGCGCGCTCGTGACCCATGGCCATGCCGACCATGCGCGCGGCGGGCATGGAGCGGTGTGGGCGACGCCCGAGACGCTCTCCATCATGGGCCTGCGCTACGGCGTGGAGGCGGAGGGCAATGCCGTGCCCTATTGCGAGGAGCTGGATCTTGGCTGCGGCGTCACCGTCAGCTTCCACCCGGCGGGCCATGTGCTCGGCAGCGCGCAAATCCTGCTGCAGTATCAGGGCGAACGGGTGGTGGTGACGGGCGATTACAAGCGCCGGCCGGACCCCACCTGCCCGCCTTTCGAAGTCGTACCGTGCGATGTGTTCATCACCGAAGCGACCTTCGGTCTTCCGGTGTTCACGCACCCCGATACGAGCGAGGAAGTGGCCAAGCTGCTGGAGGCGCGCGCGGCCAATCCCGAACGCTGCATCCTGGTGGGCGCCTATGCGCTGGGCAAGGCGCAGCGTGTGATCGGCGAACTGCGCGATGCAGGGTATGAAGAGACGATCTACCTCCACGGTGCGCTGGAGAAGATGTGCCGCCTCTACGAGGAGCTGGGCGTGAACCTGGGCTCGCTCGAGCTGGTCGGCGATCTGCCCCAGGAAGAGCTGAAGGGCGCCATCGTGCTCGCCCCGCCCGGCGCGATGAACGACCGCTGGAGCCGCCGTCTGCCCGATCCGATCACCGCCATGGCATCGGGCTGGATGCGCGTGCGCCAGCGCGCCCGGCAACGCAATGTGGAACTGCCGCTCGTCATCTCAGACCATGCCGACTGGAACGAGCTGACCCGCACGATCGAGGAAGTCTCGCCCAAAGAAGTGTGGGTTACGCACGGGCGCGAAGATGCGCTCGTCCACTGGTGCACGATGCGTCAGCGCAAGGCGCGTGCGCTGGCGATGGTGGGCCGGGAGGATGAAGACGACTGA
- a CDS encoding sensor histidine kinase: protein MPNRLAELDFPDRVGSRLPLPVSQALVGIGCTAASFGTRALLDLLLPGAGPFALIFPFVLIATLVGRWQAGVLTMVLSALFAWYFVLPVHGSFRLIVDGDGPRVIVNVLSGFAIVALAEIFRRAVRRAVEQREADVAERDLYLREFDHRVRNNFAQVTAMLDMQRRQMEPGPAQEALSEALGRVDSIARAHRALYRGDGTPGRVEMADYMNELCEALRTGLLERRSIELLLTVEPMRLERDRAVALGLLVNELVTNAAKHAFPGRESGKVEVELTRTKDALCLAVQDDGVGLPAEQPKPSSLGQRLIRAFAAQAGGTLESKSTSGGACFLCTLERREGE from the coding sequence ATGCCCAACCGCCTTGCAGAGCTGGATTTTCCGGACCGGGTAGGATCACGCCTGCCGCTTCCGGTCAGTCAGGCGTTGGTTGGGATCGGCTGCACGGCGGCAAGCTTCGGAACACGCGCATTGCTCGATCTGCTTCTGCCGGGGGCGGGGCCGTTTGCGCTGATCTTCCCGTTCGTTCTGATCGCAACGCTGGTGGGCCGCTGGCAGGCGGGCGTACTGACCATGGTGCTGTCCGCGCTGTTCGCGTGGTATTTCGTCCTACCCGTACACGGCAGCTTCCGCCTTATCGTCGATGGCGACGGGCCGCGCGTGATTGTGAATGTGCTGTCCGGCTTTGCCATTGTGGCGCTGGCCGAGATCTTCCGCCGGGCGGTGCGCCGTGCCGTCGAGCAGCGGGAAGCCGATGTGGCAGAGCGGGACCTGTATTTGCGCGAATTCGACCACCGCGTGCGCAACAACTTCGCGCAGGTCACCGCGATGCTGGACATGCAGCGACGGCAGATGGAGCCTGGCCCTGCGCAAGAAGCCCTGTCAGAGGCGCTGGGACGGGTCGATTCCATTGCCCGCGCGCACCGGGCGCTCTACCGCGGGGACGGAACGCCGGGCCGGGTAGAGATGGCGGACTATATGAACGAGCTGTGCGAGGCGCTGCGCACCGGCCTCTTGGAAAGACGCTCGATCGAACTGCTGCTGACGGTGGAGCCCATGCGCCTGGAGCGCGACCGCGCCGTGGCGCTGGGGCTGCTCGTCAATGAGCTGGTTACCAATGCGGCCAAGCACGCGTTCCCCGGACGCGAGAGCGGCAAGGTTGAGGTGGAGCTGACACGCACGAAGGATGCGCTCTGCCTGGCTGTACAGGATGATGGAGTGGGCCTTCCGGCCGAGCAGCCGAAACCGTCCAGCCTGGGCCAGCGCCTGATCCGCGCTTTTGCCGCTCAGGCGGGCGGAACGCTTGAAAGTAAAAGTACCAGCGGCGGTGCATGCTTCCTGTGTACGCTGGAGCGGCGCGAGGGCGAGTGA